A genomic segment from Conger conger chromosome 2, fConCon1.1, whole genome shotgun sequence encodes:
- the LOC133114844 gene encoding cilia- and flagella-associated protein 58-like, which translates to MSEKNVSNPGGDRKTTETGEETFQEFVRLTKATSDHQEMELQQEKAMEAITKLQKDRQACQDECSSTTLRKEKAEQELQQLHREEDEKHQAIRELSAKCEQSQEEQLRLQEKLQADRTVMEAVRKNLEVRLAKNAQLALENEQTAQRVEHLSLENQQRTSDLKTSEEETETVRQEISRLELMKENNQKKLHQLEDLKMESEHQRDMLKSQTAGLETEIEFNQKQMKIDNKAIRELMREKDILNKNLITASTVAKKQLCVVKLHEQSKKNLEQEIKSYKDEARKQLKIIAQHEKERDHYISEADSILDEVHHITEETRERKVEIFEYRKKIGDVEKEVKHQQHLYEAVRSDKTIYSKQLNEMQGEMSEMKTQLKMMQCDADQLKEELHEKGSAFEKETLELLNVEDENTRLKVDLDKLKEQVHETKHVIEAQEAEESKLLKVLDDTDAQLVTQRKQLSQVIRERDNLDRQLVERDKELESLYKRMKIQQDVMSKCEMLYNEMSNKTQVLKDDIKKLAQEKKIVDKEVSNIEDLRREVNHLQKDLLQEQMICKVLEEEIQIPDNVHRWRNLKICDPATYELHQKIHHLQKSLSTKSKQVEETEVLLQQRQKSYVQLKQDLAHQPGPEVAEKMKNYQQTLRDKKTQLRVL; encoded by the exons ATGTCAGAG AAGAATGTCAGCAACCCTGGTGGTGACCGAAAAACAACGGAAACGGGGGAAGAGACATTTCAGGAATTTGTTCGCCTCACGAAGGCCACATCCGATCATCAAGAGATGGAGCTCCAGCAAGAAAAGGCCATGGAAGCAATCACTAAG CTTCAGAAGGACAGGCAGGCCTGCCAGGACGAGTGCTCCAGCACCACTCTGAGGAAGGAGAAGGCAGagcaggagctgcagcagcTCCACAGAGAAGAAGACGAGAAGCACCAGGCCATCAGGGAGCTGAGCGCAAAGTGTGAGCAGAGCCAGGAGGAGCAGCTGAGGCTGCAGGAGAAACTCCAGGCCGACAGG ACTGTCATGGAGGCAGTCAGAAAGAACCTGGAGGTCCGGCTAGCCAAGAACGCCCAACTGGCCCTGGAGAACGAGCAGACTGCTCAGAGGGTGGAGCACCTGTCCTTGGAGAACCAGCAGAGGACATCTGATCTGAAG ACCTCAGAGGAAGAGACTGAGACCGTGCGTCAGGAGATATCCCGGCTCGAGCTGATGAAAGAGAACAACCAGAAGAAGCTCCACCAGCTCGAGGACCTCAAGATGGAGTCTGAGCATCAGAGAGACATGCTGAAGAGCCAGACAGCTGGTCTGGAGACAG AAATTGAGTTTAACCAAAAGCAGATGAAGATTGATAACAAGGCCATCAGGGAGTTGATGCGTGAGAAAGACATTCTGAACAAG AACCTAATTACGGCCTCCACGGTGGCGAAGAAGCAACTGTGCGTGGTGAAGCTTCACGAGCAGTCCAAGAAGAACCTGGAGCAGGAGATCAAGAGCTACAAGGACGAAGCTCGGAAGCAGCTGAAGATAATCGCCCAGCATGAGAAGGAGCGAGACCACTACATCAGTGAAGCTGATTCTATCCTGGATGAG GTCCACCACATAACGGAGGAGACCCGAGAGAGGAAGGTGGAGATCTTTGAGTACAGGAAGAAGATCGGTGACGTGGAGAAGGAAGTTAAACATCAGCAGCATCTGTATGAGGCTGTGAGGTCTGACAAAACCATTTACAGCAAACAGCTCAATGAGATGCAG GGCGAGATGAGCGAGATGAAGACGCAGCTGAAGATGATGCAGTGTGACGCTGACCAGCTCAAGGAGGAGCTGCACGAGAAGGGATCCGCTTTCGAGAAGGAAACGCTCGAGTTACTCAACGTGGAGGACGAGAACACGCGGCTAAAG GTGGACCTTGATAAACTGAAGGAGCAGGTTCATGAGACGAAACATGTCATTGAAGCtcaagaagcagaagagagcaAGCTTCTCAAGGTTCTAGACGATACTGACGCCCAGCTGGTCACACAGAGAAAGCAGTTGAGCCAG GTGATCCGCGAGCGGGATAACCTGGATAGGCAGCTGGTGGAGCGCGATAAAGAGTTGGAGTCCCTGTACAAGAGGATGAAAATCCAGCAGGACGTGATGAGCAAATGTGAGATGCTCTACAATGAGATGTCCAACAAAACCCAGGTGCTGAAGGATGACATCAAAAAGCTGGCCCAAGAGAAGAAAATTGTGGACAAAGAAGTGTCAAATATCGAAGATCTCCG GCGTGAGGTGAATCATTTACAGAAGGACCTGCTTCAGGAGCAGATGATTTGCAAAGTCTTAGAAGAGGAAATTCAGATTCCGGACAATGTTCACCGATGGAGGAACCTTaag ATCTGTGACCCTGCAACCTACGAGCTGCACCAGAAGATTCACCACTTGCAGAAGAGCCTGAGTACAAAGTCTAAGCAGGTAGAAGAAACAGAGGTCTTATTACAG CAGAGGCAGAAATCGTATGTGCAGCTCAAGCAGGATTTGGCCCATCAGCCAGGTCCAGAGGTTGCCGAGAAAATGAAGAACTACCAGCAGACCCTGAGGGATAAGAAAACACAGCTCAGGGTCTTGTGA